One Hermetia illucens chromosome 4, iHerIll2.2.curated.20191125, whole genome shotgun sequence DNA segment encodes these proteins:
- the LOC119654000 gene encoding uncharacterized protein LOC119654000, with protein sequence MDNLQTGIARLHNICNQLHNNNSCLATTMQLNHLLSDIAVNNELLRPFNNEMSRRHKRGALNIVGNLANSLFGVLDSDYATKMTETIKNLKGNDEHLLQLMKNQTSIVDSTVNVMMNLEQSTHKSMQTLNVALNHTATQTNKIAKEVWEQEVMQTFSSAALQLFLSVNHYQKVQTSLLDILIDTHHGKFNPQLLAPQQLQQELSNIREELPPHLRVPTKSNDLLELYNIMTIEGRIMAEHIIFQLKLPLISVESFELFYIVPVPISANGIVTAITTTLRYLIVNWDRDQYYPMPDQEVEHCHRTQKLNYVCRQRHPLYRIGSRVNACEMSFISHIPSKERCKMSKLDNPPRWIQLPNTNRWIYFFEDKEINIGCGTTVTQMTLSGSGTIELREGCTMKEESLSIQAHQVFPSTMNISFAPIQNLTEFVLPPHSSELSNDEGIGESLLKNLTELKMDLYNLQQREHLVTTILPKDVHHITVAYICLGGILTVVIYLYWKHRCRASRNTTTKPIPLPRNLSTPAFTIAIDPE encoded by the coding sequence ATGGACAACCTACAAACAGGAATTGCGAGACTTCATAATATTTGTAACCAACTACACAACAATAACTCCTGTTTAGCCACCACAATGCAGCTTAACCATCTCTTAAGCGATATAGCAGTTAATAACGAACTGTTACGGCCATTCAATAACGAGATGTCACGAAGACATAAAAGAGGAGCTCTAAATATCGTTGGTAACCTTGCCAACTCACTCTTCGGAGTACTCGATTCTGACTATGCTACAAAGATGACAGAAACTATAAAGAACTTAAAGGGGAACGACGAACATCTCCTGCAACTAATGAAAAATCAGACTTCCATCGTTGACTCCACGGTCAATGTAATGATGAACTTGGAGCAATCAACCCACAAATCGATGCAAACTCTAAACGTAGCTCTCAACCATACCGccacacaaacaaacaaaatagccAAGGAAGTGTGGGAGCAAGAAGTAATGCAGACCTTTTCATCAGCAGCGTTGCAGCTCTTCTTATCAGTCAACCACTATCAAAAGGTACAAACCAGTTTACTAGACATCCTTATTGACAcgcaccatggaaaatttaacCCGCAATTGTTGGCACCACAACAACTACAACAGGAGTTATCCAACATCAGGGAGGAACTTCCTCCACATTTACGGGTGCCAACTAAATCGAACGATCTACTAGAGCTGTATAATATCATGACTATTGAAGGACGCATCATGGCAGAGCATATTATCTTCCAATTAAAACTACCATTAATATCGGTCGAAAGTTTCGAGCTATTCTATATTGTTCCTGTGCCCATCTCTGCTAATGGAATCGTCACTGCAATCACAACAACGTTACGTTATCTAATCGTTAATTGGGATCGTGACCAGTACTATCCCATGCCTGATCAGGAGGTGGAGCACTGCCATCGGACTCAGAAGTTGAACTACGTCTGCAGACAACGGCATCCCCTATATCGGATAGGATCAAGAGTTAATGCATGtgaaatgagcttcatcagtcacaTTCCTTCCAAAGAACGATGCAAAATGTCCAAATTAGACAACCCACCACGATGGATCCAGTTGCCAAACACCAACCGTTGGATATATTTCTTCGAAGACAAGGAGATAAACATAGGCTGCGGCACAACAGTTACTCAGATGACTCTATCAGGAAGCGGTACCATTGAACTACGTGAAGGTTGCACCATGAAAGAGGAATCACTATCTATCCAAGCACATCAAGTATTTCCAAGCACTATGAACATTTCATTTGCACCAATTCAGAATCTTACCGAATTCGTTTTACCACCGCATAGCAGCGAATTAAGTAATGACGAAGGCATAGGAGAATCCCTTCTAAAAAATTTAacagaactgaagatggatctatACAACTTGCAACAACGGGAGCATCTAGTGACTACTATACTACCAAAGGACGTTCACCATATCACTGTCGCCTACATTTGTCTCGGTGGTATCCTAACAGTAGTAATTTACCTTTATTGGAAACACAGATGTAGGGCCTCTCGTAACACTACTACGAAACCGATACCTCTACCTAGGAATCTTTCAACCCCAGCCTTTACGATTGCGATCGATCCAGAATAA
- the LOC119654001 gene encoding uncharacterized protein LOC119654001 → MQQLTCNKQLNNSDPLSSLHPFLDEFGLLRVGGRLEASNLTYDTKHPIVLPYGHYVTRLILNDLHHKHLHAGPQALLAIARQRFWPIKGKAAIRSIVQSCMKCARAKPKLMTQLMGNLPAHRVQPARPFTNTGIDFAGPLWIHFKGRGNRPQKSYLAVFCCFATKAVHLELVTNLTTEAFINALKRFIGRRGHCRNLYCDNATNFVGAKNQLAELNESIYGEQSQEQLINFCTPKGIDFHFIPPRSPHFGGLWEAAVKSAKHFLIRNISPAKLTYEEMATLIVEVEAILNSRPLTPLSSEARDLTALTPGHFLIGEPLTNPVDVHAQAVKANLPQRWKEINHIKNRFWQRWSSEYLSELQQRQKWKQSCENVKPGMLVAIKEDNILVLQWRLGRIIKGIKGRDGLIRIAEIKTSSGVLQRAIHNLAPLPVEPNDTEDSSQQKPPAPSKERIIDTCTQNSEATRCSRAKKKRISHSPVNLLLWTSLILPVLANPARITPFQSPPGIYFENLGAAHLILNDWNLIIYYNLT, encoded by the coding sequence ATGCAGCAACTAACATGTAACAAGCAATTAAACAACAGCGATCCATTGAGCAGTCTGCATCCATTCTTAGACGAATTCGGACTTTTGAGAGTCGGCGGTCGGCttgaagcttcaaatttaacttaTGATACCAAACACCCGATCGTTCTTCCTTACGGCCATTACGTAACTCGATTGATTTTAAATGATCTGCATCATAAGCATCTTCACGCCGGACCACAAGCCTTATTGGCAATAGCGAGACAACGATTTTGGCCTATCAAGGGCAAAGCAGCCATCAGATCTATCGTGCAGAGCTGTATGAAATGCGCAAGGGCGAAACCAAAACTCATGACGCAGCTCATGGGAAACCTGCCGGCCCATCGAGTACAACCAGCCAGACCATTCACGAATACTGGTATCGACTTCGCCGGCCCTCTATGGATTCACTTTAAGGGGAGAGGCAATCGTCCGCAAAAGTCGTACCTTGctgttttttgttgctttgcaACAAAGGCGGTGCATCTGGAACTAGTGACGAATCTAACGACAGAAGCCTTCATCAATGCGCTGAAACGTTTCATTGGGCGTAGAGGACATTGTCGAAATCTATATTGCGACAATGCAACTAACTTTGTGGGCGCCAAAAATCAACTAGCAGAATTAAACGAAAGCATATACGGGGAACAATCCCAAGAACAACTAATCAATTTTTGCACACCCAAGggtattgattttcattttattccacCAAGATCGCCTCATTTCGGTGGCCTGTGGGAGGCGGCAGTAAAATCTGCCAAACACTTTTTAATCAGAAACATATCCCCAGCAAAACTTACGTATGAAGAAATGGCAACTTTAATAGTCGAAGTCGAGGCTATTTTGAATTCAAGGCCACTGACACCTCTATCATCCGAGGCCAGAGACCTTACGGCATTAACTCCAGGCCATTTCTTAATTGGGGAACCACTAACGAACCCAGTTGATGTACACGCCCAAGCAGTAAAGGCAAATTTACCGCAAAGATGGAAGGAAATCAACCACATAAAGAATAGATTCTGGCAAAGATGGTCAAGCGAATATTTGTCGGAACTGCAACAgcgtcaaaaatggaaacaGAGCTGCGAAAACGTAAAACCTGGAATGCTGGTGGCTATCAAAGAAGACAATATTCTCGTTCTGCAGTGGAGATTGGGGCGAATCATAAAGGGGATAAAAGGTCGAGATGGTCTAATAAGAATAGCAGAGATCAAAACATCGTCAGGAGTCCTACAGAGAGCAATTCATAACTTAGCACCGTTACCGGTAGAACCGAACGACACCGAAGACTCCTCGCAGCAAAAACCCCCAGCTCCATCAAAGGAACGGATTATAGATACCTGCACGCAAAACTCAGAAGCAACTCGATGTTCAAGagcgaagaagaagagaatttcGCACTCCCCCGTAAACCTGCTACTGTGGACTAGTTTAATCCTACCCGTTCTAGCCAACCCAGCACGGATCACCCCTTTCCAATCTCCACCAGGTATCTACTTCGAAAATTTAGGAGCCGCCCACTTGATCTTGAACGATTGGAATTTGATAATCTATTACAACCTCACATGA